One region of Flavobacterium sp. GSB-24 genomic DNA includes:
- a CDS encoding DUF6607 family protein: MISKSLFLSAAMALTCGLGFSQDKKQQDIKSIKSMCGCYEVKFNFTETFSYPKDSLTYKPSETKHESALEWVELLEDTPNKIVMQHLLIVSDDMIIKHWRQDWLYENTDLYSFDKGTSWKYKKLDKKAVKGQWTQKVYQVDDSPRYEGSSTWVHVDGQDYWANVADAPLPRREQTKRNDYNVLKRRNIHEITATGWNHEQDNDKLVRDDAGKDVLLAQEKGFDVYTKVPDVKCIAAQKWWKENNALWKNVRDKWQTLFDRNKDLNLEAKVDRKALYSLLFDLKPDTAKAETDKIIDKFVK; this comes from the coding sequence AACAACAAGACATAAAATCGATTAAATCTATGTGCGGTTGTTATGAAGTGAAATTTAATTTTACAGAAACCTTCTCATATCCAAAAGATTCTCTTACTTATAAACCATCTGAAACAAAACACGAATCTGCTTTAGAATGGGTGGAATTATTAGAAGATACTCCTAACAAAATTGTTATGCAGCATTTACTAATTGTAAGTGACGATATGATTATAAAACACTGGAGGCAAGACTGGCTATACGAAAACACAGACTTGTATTCTTTTGACAAAGGAACTTCTTGGAAATACAAAAAGCTAGACAAAAAAGCGGTTAAGGGGCAATGGACTCAAAAAGTATATCAAGTAGATGACAGTCCGAGATATGAAGGATCTTCAACTTGGGTACATGTTGATGGACAAGATTACTGGGCAAACGTTGCAGATGCTCCGCTTCCTAGAAGAGAGCAGACAAAACGTAACGATTACAATGTTTTAAAAAGAAGAAATATTCACGAAATCACTGCTACAGGATGGAACCATGAGCAAGACAACGATAAATTGGTTCGTGACGATGCAGGAAAAGATGTTTTGTTAGCGCAAGAAAAAGGATTTGATGTTTACACTAAAGTTCCAGATGTGAAATGTATTGCTGCTCAAAAATGGTGGAAAGAAAACAATGCACTTTGGAAAAATGTTCGCGACAAATGGCAGACTCTTTTTGACAGAAATAAAGATTTGAACTTAGAAGCTAAAGTTGACAGAAAAGCACTTTACTCTCTATTATTTGATTTAAAACCAGATACTGCTAAAGCAGAAACAGATAAAATCATTGACAAATTTGTTAAGTAA